A single genomic interval of Gemmatimonadota bacterium harbors:
- the ilvC gene encoding ketol-acid reductoisomerase — protein MARLYYDQDADLGILDGKTIAVVGYGSQGHAHALSLRDSGLDVIVGLRKGGSWDQAVEDGFEPRTVEQAAAEADIIMLLVNDELQSRLFNDYIAPNLAEGNALAFAHGLNIHFNQIVPPDNVDVFMVAPKGPGHLVRRVFEEGGGVPCLLAVHQDHTGRARDVGLAYAKGIGGTRGGVIETTFREETETDLFGEQSVLCGGTSELVLAGFETLVEAGYQPEIAYFECLHELKLIVDLMYEGGIEGMRYSVSNTAEYGDLTRGPRIVNEETRAEMKRILAEIQSGQFAREWMLENQANSPVLHALRRNASEKKIVEVGRQLRKMMSWIEEKK, from the coding sequence ATGGCTCGACTGTATTACGATCAGGACGCCGACCTGGGCATACTGGACGGCAAGACCATCGCGGTTGTCGGTTACGGCAGCCAGGGACACGCCCACGCCCTTTCCCTGCGCGATTCCGGACTGGACGTCATCGTGGGATTGCGCAAGGGCGGCTCGTGGGACCAGGCCGTGGAGGACGGATTCGAGCCCCGTACCGTGGAGCAGGCGGCCGCCGAGGCCGACATCATCATGTTGCTGGTCAACGACGAGCTTCAGTCGCGTCTATTCAACGATTATATCGCGCCGAACCTGGCGGAGGGCAACGCCCTGGCCTTTGCCCATGGTCTGAACATTCATTTCAACCAGATCGTCCCGCCCGATAACGTGGACGTCTTCATGGTCGCCCCCAAGGGCCCGGGCCATCTCGTGCGCCGGGTTTTCGAGGAAGGCGGCGGCGTGCCCTGCCTACTGGCGGTTCACCAGGACCACACGGGCCGCGCCCGAGACGTCGGCCTGGCCTACGCCAAGGGCATCGGCGGAACACGGGGCGGCGTCATCGAGACGACCTTCAGGGAAGAAACCGAGACCGATCTCTTCGGTGAGCAGTCCGTCCTCTGCGGCGGCACCTCCGAACTCGTCCTGGCCGGGTTCGAGACCCTGGTGGAGGCCGGATACCAGCCCGAAATCGCCTACTTCGAGTGCCTGCACGAGTTGAAGCTCATCGTGGATCTCATGTACGAAGGCGGGATCGAAGGCATGCGGTATTCCGTCAGCAACACGGCCGAATACGGCGATCTGACCCGCGGACCGCGGATCGTAAACGAGGAAACCCGCGCCGAAATGAAGCGCATCCTGGCTGAGATCCAGTCTGGCCAGTTCGCCCGCGAGTGGATGCTCGAGAACCAGGCCAACTCGCCGGTCCTGCACGCGCTGCGGCGTAACGCGTCGGAAAAGAAGATCGTAGAGGTCGGACGGCAGTTGCGCAAAATGATGAGCTGGATCGAAGAGAAAAAGTAA
- a CDS encoding 2-isopropylmalate synthase codes for MRKVDIFDTTLRDGEQVPGASLNRDEKIQVAHQLAELGVDVIEAGFAASSPGDFAAVKNIAEQVEGPVITALARAVESDIVAVAEAVKPAKRPRIHIVLGTSDTHLKHKFRKSRQQIMDMGVQAVLFAKELCEDIEYSTEDASRSDFDYLCETVEAVIDAGATVVNIPDTVGYAVPEQWGNLISRLIATVPNIEKAKVSVHCHNDLGMATANSLAAIKAGATQVECTVNGVGERAGNASLEEIVMAVKMRGDFYDARTDIETTQIYSTSLLVRDLMHMPVQRNKAIVGSNAFAHSSGIHQDGFLKHRENYEIMSPSDVGIEKSDIVLTARSGRHALRHRLELLGYTYDETRKEEFEKVHVRFLNVADRQKEVADEDLHRIVSDSPVEVPEQYLLEDFRVTSSHSGQADASVRLHVSGETIEEAGVGDNQIFAALNAVDRITKLPTYVKDIQTSSNGREGAHHVQVSVGFHDQSFNSHASDTDVVKASIQAYLHSLNQLVARHGGLIVE; via the coding sequence ATGCGAAAAGTGGATATCTTCGACACTACGTTGCGTGACGGGGAGCAGGTCCCCGGCGCCTCGCTGAACCGGGACGAGAAGATCCAGGTCGCGCACCAGCTTGCCGAACTCGGCGTCGACGTGATCGAAGCGGGGTTTGCCGCGTCCTCGCCCGGTGACTTCGCCGCGGTCAAGAACATCGCCGAGCAGGTCGAAGGTCCCGTGATCACGGCCCTCGCGCGGGCCGTGGAATCGGACATCGTGGCCGTGGCCGAGGCCGTCAAACCCGCGAAAAGGCCCCGGATCCACATCGTCCTGGGCACGTCCGACACCCACCTGAAGCACAAATTCCGCAAGTCCCGCCAGCAGATCATGGACATGGGCGTGCAGGCCGTCCTCTTCGCGAAGGAACTCTGCGAGGACATCGAATATTCGACCGAGGACGCCTCCCGGAGCGATTTCGATTACCTGTGCGAGACCGTCGAGGCGGTCATCGACGCCGGCGCCACCGTGGTGAATATCCCCGATACGGTGGGCTATGCCGTGCCCGAACAGTGGGGCAACCTGATCTCCCGGCTCATCGCGACCGTGCCGAACATCGAAAAGGCCAAGGTCAGCGTGCACTGCCACAACGATCTGGGCATGGCGACGGCCAATTCCCTGGCGGCCATCAAAGCGGGCGCGACCCAGGTCGAATGCACGGTGAACGGCGTGGGCGAGCGGGCGGGCAACGCCTCCCTGGAAGAGATCGTCATGGCGGTCAAGATGCGCGGAGATTTCTACGACGCACGCACCGACATAGAAACCACGCAGATCTACTCCACGAGCCTGCTGGTGCGGGACTTGATGCACATGCCCGTTCAGCGCAACAAGGCCATCGTGGGCAGCAACGCCTTCGCCCATTCATCGGGCATCCACCAGGACGGCTTCCTGAAGCACCGGGAGAACTACGAGATCATGAGCCCGTCGGACGTGGGCATCGAGAAGAGCGACATCGTGCTGACGGCACGGTCTGGACGGCACGCCCTGCGGCACCGGCTCGAGTTGCTGGGCTACACGTACGACGAAACCCGGAAGGAAGAATTCGAAAAGGTGCACGTGCGCTTCCTGAACGTGGCGGACCGGCAGAAGGAGGTGGCGGACGAAGACCTCCACCGGATCGTATCCGACTCCCCGGTCGAAGTGCCCGAACAGTACCTGCTGGAAGATTTCAGGGTGACCTCCTCGCACTCCGGCCAGGCCGATGCGAGCGTTCGCCTTCACGTCAGCGGCGAGACGATCGAAGAGGCGGGCGTGGGCGACAACCAGATATTCGCCGCGCTGAACGCCGTCGACCGGATCACCAAGCTGCCCACCTACGTGAAGGATATCCAGACCTCGTCGAACGGCCGCGAAGGCGCCCACCACGTCCAGGTCAGCGTCGGGTTCCACGACCAGTCCTTCAACAGCCACGCCTCCGATACCGACGTCGTGAAAGCCAGCATCCAGGCCTACCTGCATTCCCTCAATCAACTCGTAGCACGGCACGGCGGGTTGATCGTCGAATAA
- a CDS encoding 3-isopropylmalate dehydrogenase: protein MYNIAVIPGDGTGPEVVREGLKVLNAASKKFSFDYELTEYDFGGERYLRTREILPREGLQELGHYDAIYLGAIGHPDCPPGLLEKGILLTIRFELDLYINLRPVKLYPGVDCPLKDKGPEDIDFVVVRENTEDLYVGAGGVYKKGTPDEVAVQESINTRKGVERCVRFAFETAKVRNRQNKVTLCAKTNVLTYAHDLWERTFYEVAEEYPGITADYAHVDATCMWMVKNPEWFDVIVTTNMFGDIITDLGAIIQGGMGIAAGGNINPEGTAMFEPIGGSAPKYTDQNVINPIAAIASCQMMLAQLGEAQAADAVERAIIDVVSSKMKSMDAGRMGYSTSEVGDLVAGALG from the coding sequence TTGTACAATATCGCGGTCATTCCGGGCGACGGGACCGGCCCGGAGGTCGTGCGTGAGGGGCTGAAAGTGCTCAACGCGGCCTCGAAGAAGTTCTCATTCGACTACGAACTCACGGAATACGATTTCGGCGGTGAAAGATACCTGAGGACGAGAGAGATCCTGCCCCGGGAGGGTCTGCAGGAACTGGGCCACTACGACGCCATCTACCTCGGCGCCATCGGACATCCGGACTGCCCGCCGGGCCTGCTGGAGAAGGGCATCCTCCTGACCATCCGGTTCGAGCTGGACCTCTATATCAACCTGCGGCCCGTCAAACTGTACCCGGGCGTAGACTGCCCGCTCAAGGACAAGGGACCAGAGGATATCGATTTCGTCGTGGTCCGGGAGAACACCGAGGACCTGTACGTCGGCGCCGGCGGCGTGTACAAGAAGGGCACGCCCGACGAGGTCGCGGTGCAGGAGTCCATCAATACCCGCAAGGGCGTGGAGCGGTGTGTCCGCTTCGCCTTTGAGACGGCCAAGGTCCGCAACCGCCAGAACAAGGTGACGCTCTGCGCCAAGACCAACGTGCTCACCTACGCCCACGACCTCTGGGAGCGGACGTTCTACGAAGTCGCCGAGGAGTATCCCGGCATCACGGCCGATTACGCCCACGTGGACGCGACCTGCATGTGGATGGTCAAGAACCCCGAGTGGTTCGACGTCATCGTCACGACCAACATGTTCGGCGACATCATCACCGACCTGGGCGCTATCATCCAGGGCGGCATGGGCATCGCCGCGGGGGGCAACATCAACCCCGAAGGCACCGCCATGTTCGAGCCCATCGGCGGTTCGGCGCCGAAATACACGGACCAGAACGTCATCAATCCCATCGCGGCCATCGCCTCCTGCCAGATGATGCTGGCGCAGCTCGGCGAAGCGCAGGCCGCCGATGCCGTGGAACGGGCCATCATCGACGTGGTAAGCAGCAAGATGAAGAGCATGGACGCCGGCCGGATGGGGTACAGCACCAGCGAAGTCGGCGACCTCGTGGCCGGGGCGTTGGGCTGA
- a CDS encoding CoA transferase produces MGALKDIRVIDLTRVLAGPFTTMTLGDLGADIIKVEPFGGDEARGFGPFKEGVSGYFENVNRGKQSIAVDLKHSDGRELLLELIGRSDVLVENFRPGVMKKLGLDYETLKSRFPGLIYAACSGFGQTGPYARRGAYDMIIQGMGGIVSITGEPDRPPVRVGVSIGDIAAALYACIGILTALFTRTQTGRGQMVDIGMMDCQVALLENAIARYDMTDTVPEPLGARHPSITPFQAVETRDGWIMIAAGNNVLWQRLCEVMGREDLVRDDRFRDNNLRTENHGELHEILTGVFRESASEDWLRRLDSAEIPCGPIQNVKEVVEDPQVLAREMIVKILHPIAGPLRVAGSPLKLSETPPEVTRRAPTLGEHTDQILQTLLDASSDDLAQWREAGVIK; encoded by the coding sequence ATGGGCGCTCTCAAAGACATTCGCGTCATCGACCTGACCCGGGTGCTCGCGGGTCCCTTCACGACCATGACCCTGGGCGACCTGGGCGCCGATATCATCAAGGTCGAGCCCTTTGGCGGCGACGAGGCGCGGGGATTTGGTCCGTTCAAAGAGGGCGTGAGCGGCTACTTCGAGAATGTCAACCGGGGTAAGCAGAGCATCGCGGTCGATCTGAAGCATTCAGACGGCCGCGAACTGCTCCTCGAATTGATCGGCAGGTCGGACGTCCTGGTGGAGAACTTCAGGCCGGGCGTGATGAAGAAGCTCGGACTGGACTATGAGACGCTGAAGTCGCGGTTTCCGGGACTGATCTACGCCGCCTGTTCCGGGTTCGGGCAGACCGGACCCTACGCCCGGCGCGGGGCCTACGACATGATCATCCAGGGCATGGGTGGCATCGTCAGCATTACCGGCGAACCGGACCGTCCGCCCGTGCGGGTGGGTGTATCCATCGGCGATATTGCCGCCGCCCTTTACGCCTGTATCGGCATCCTCACGGCGCTCTTTACCCGTACGCAGACGGGCAGGGGACAGATGGTGGACATCGGCATGATGGACTGCCAGGTCGCCCTGCTCGAGAACGCCATCGCCCGGTACGACATGACGGACACCGTGCCGGAGCCCCTCGGGGCCCGGCATCCATCCATCACGCCCTTTCAGGCCGTCGAGACGCGGGACGGATGGATCATGATCGCGGCGGGCAACAACGTTCTATGGCAGAGGTTGTGCGAGGTCATGGGGCGGGAAGACCTGGTCCGCGACGATCGGTTCAGGGACAACAACCTGCGCACCGAGAATCACGGCGAACTGCACGAGATATTGACCGGGGTGTTCAGGGAAAGCGCTTCGGAAGACTGGCTGCGGCGTCTCGACTCGGCCGAGATACCCTGCGGACCCATTCAGAACGTCAAGGAGGTCGTGGAGGATCCCCAGGTGCTGGCCCGCGAAATGATCGTGAAGATCCTGCATCCCATCGCCGGCCCCTTGCGCGTGGCAGGCTCACCCCTCAAGCTGTCGGAAACCCCGCCCGAAGTCACCCGCCGCGCCCCCACCCTGGGGGAACACACCGATCAGATACTTCAAACGCTGCTCGATGCATCGTCGGACGATTTGGCACAGTGGCGCGAGGCTGGGGTGATTAAATAA
- the thrB gene encoding homoserine kinase has protein sequence MSSVRVRVPATTGNLGSGYDCAGMALGLYNTIEFTETESGLDVVVEGEGAEAVPLDEGNLCIVSARAVFSAAGWQPAGLKARMQHAIPVSRGLGSSGVAIVAGAVAANALAANALAGRPLGTPELLRICSDLEGHPDNVVPSLLGGLSVSGERAGTIVYHTFSVPSDLQTVVAIPEFTLDTKVARGVLPDAVSMEDAVFNLCSVGLLVGGMASGNYALLREGMSDRLHQPYRQHLVPGLAEVTRDALDAGAHGAALSGAGPTAIALATENHEGIGNAMVDAFARHGVTGQYRVLPIDNDGCQVLSD, from the coding sequence ATGTCCTCCGTGCGGGTGCGCGTTCCCGCGACCACGGGCAACCTGGGTTCCGGTTACGACTGCGCCGGCATGGCCCTCGGCCTCTACAACACCATCGAGTTTACCGAAACGGAATCCGGCCTGGACGTGGTCGTGGAGGGTGAAGGGGCCGAAGCGGTGCCCCTGGATGAAGGCAACCTGTGCATCGTCTCCGCCCGGGCTGTTTTTAGCGCCGCGGGCTGGCAGCCCGCCGGTCTCAAGGCGCGCATGCAACACGCTATTCCCGTCTCACGGGGCCTGGGCAGCAGCGGAGTCGCCATCGTGGCGGGCGCCGTGGCGGCCAATGCCCTCGCGGCCAACGCCCTCGCGGGGCGGCCGCTGGGAACCCCGGAACTCCTCCGCATCTGCTCCGACCTGGAAGGCCATCCCGACAATGTCGTTCCGTCCCTGCTCGGCGGGCTCTCCGTCAGCGGCGAGCGGGCGGGAACGATCGTATACCATACTTTCTCCGTGCCCTCCGACCTCCAGACCGTCGTGGCCATCCCCGAATTCACCCTCGATACGAAGGTAGCCCGCGGCGTCCTGCCGGATGCGGTATCCATGGAGGACGCGGTCTTCAACCTCTGCAGCGTAGGTCTGCTGGTGGGCGGGATGGCGTCGGGGAATTACGCCCTGCTCCGGGAGGGCATGTCCGACCGACTGCACCAGCCCTACCGGCAACACCTGGTTCCCGGACTGGCGGAAGTCACCCGAGACGCCCTGGACGCCGGCGCACACGGCGCGGCCCTCAGCGGCGCGGGACCCACGGCCATCGCCCTGGCCACGGAAAACCACGAGGGGATCGGGAACGCCATGGTCGATGCCTTCGCCCGGCACGGCGTTACCGGACAATACCGGGTCCTCCCCATAGACAACGACGGTTGCCAGGTGCTGTCGGACTGA
- a CDS encoding MoaD/ThiS family protein codes for MPVTVRIPTPLRKLTDNRSEIEIDGETVESLIGNMEASYPGIKDRLCDESGKVRRFINIYINEEDIRFLDGTDSAVKTGDRVSIVPAIAGGLGGPGGQQDRG; via the coding sequence ATGCCCGTTACCGTTCGCATACCAACCCCGCTGCGCAAGTTGACCGACAACCGGTCCGAAATCGAGATCGACGGCGAAACCGTCGAATCGCTGATCGGAAACATGGAGGCATCCTACCCCGGCATCAAGGATCGCCTCTGCGACGAGTCCGGAAAAGTGCGGCGGTTCATCAACATCTACATCAACGAAGAAGACATCCGGTTTCTGGACGGTACGGACTCCGCGGTCAAGACCGGAGACCGGGTTTCCATCGTGCCCGCCATCGCGGGCGGCCTGGGTGGTCCGGGCGGCCAGCAGGACCGCGGCTGA